The nucleotide sequence atttaacaaattttcatttaaaaatatacatacatacatacatacagctAAAACACCTCTCATCGGGCGCATTTTCGCTCTTCTCTGCTCACAATTCGCGttcaattaattataattattattttagctTTAGAGACTTAAATATTACGTACAATCACACGCACTTAACTACGTACTAGCAAAACACATTGATACATTACATTTTTCACGCtcgttttgattttcaaatacataaattaaCTAGTTTCTGTTTAAGCATAATTTGTTTGCTGCTGCGCATCGTGTATGGAAAGCAGAAAATTTCGATTACatttacataaaatatttgattttgattctCCATCGTCGTATAAATATGTGTGTCGTTGTGTTTATGTGTTACATTTACAAACGTACATTTagatgtgtgggtgtgtgtttattttatataaaacaatAACTAGTCTGAAGACCTTGTGACTAGACGGTTTTTTCGGCTTCtctaatatgtatgtatgtagagttataaaatatatgctATGTATGATTTTCGCTTCAGCTTCTGCTCGCTTCTACTTCGGGATCGCAGGATTTTCCTcgaaaacgaataaaaataGTTTGGAAACCCATAGGACACATATGTAGAGTCCCGCAATGCCAGAGCGATCAAAGAGTTAAGAACCGGCTGGTATATGTTTATAGGTGGATGACTTccaacacagacacacaattcGTTCGATCCATACAAACTACAATACATAAAACAAAGAAGTAAGCCAAAAGACGATCGTTTCCTGCTCGACTCGGTTCCTGAGTAACTTTTCCATCTCTCTCATCCGGCTATTTAGCTCATCCTGGTCATCCTGCTCCTTCTTCCTTAGTTTCTACACTGCCTTCTCCTTATCTCTATACTATACTCTCACGATCGCGGGCTGCTGCCGATGCCGCCATATCCGTGAATCCGGTTCGTGCGCCGTGCACACCGCTGGGCAGGATTCCTACTCGCCTAGCCTCACCGCTACGCACGCCGTTGCCCTTGAAGATGTTAGTCATCCAGTTAGTCAGCTTACTCCCACCAGCCGCTTTGGATCTATGATGCTGATTGGAGGAACCGCTGAAGAAGTCCAGATCTCCGGGGTGGCGGTTATCAATATCGGCGGCATAGCTAACGCTATTTCCGCCATGCCCACCGGGACCATCCATGTGCTCCAGTGAGTGCCAACGTTTGTTGTGCGCCAGCATCTCCTCTGGCGGCACCGACAGCGATGCCTGGCGTTGCAGCAGGGGCGACTCAAGATCATCCTCGACGTTCACTCCTccgttgcagttgttgttcaGATGCTTGGCACAGTTGCTCCCACCTCCttctcttcctcctcctcctcctcctgctgaCCTTCCTGTAGGAACAATGCTAATCTGAGCGTTGGGAAAGCTGCCTGAATAGCGGAGAGCAGGCAGTTGGCCGTTGTCGTGGCGCATCAGAAGGCCCAGCTCATCGTCGTAGCCATCGGTGGCATCCACCGGGTTGGCGGTCATCTCGTTATCCAAATCCAGTTGACTCGAGTGCACTTCACCGTTGGGATTCCCACTGATCAGCGATACACCCGTGTCCAGCGATCGGGAATTGTTCTTGGACAACTTCGAGGGCGGCAACTTTACCCTGTCGTGACGTTTGCGCAGTTGCTGCATGGGCATGGGATCCAGGGAGCGAGACTCCCGCAACAGCGTGTCTGCGGAGTCATCATCGTTATCTCCCAGTTGGGGTAGCTGGGCAGCACTAATAATCCGGTGCGGCCGCACCATGGCCAACGGTTTGTGCAGTGCATTGGGTTGACGCACTaatccagatccagatcctgACACTCCTCCCGATCCCCCATCCATATCACAGTTAGTTTCGTTTGTTTCGGAATGATTCAGCGTGCTAAGCGAGGCCTGTGCGGATTCGAGGAGAGCTCCCCCCACGAAGTGCCCTGCGCCCAGTCCATTGATGGGGGGTCGCTCTCGATCCCTGTCACGTTTGCTGACCATGCGCGGTGATTCCCTCACGGATCCCTGGAGGCTATACGTTGATTCGCCGTCCATCGCCCTGGGAACTGTGCTCTGGCGTCTTGATCCGGTGCCGCAGAAGTGCATGGCCTGGATGCTTGGCTGACGGGAGTCGGGATTTAGCTTTGGACTCTTTCGAGGTCGACTAAACAGCGGCGGCGGCATGTCCATCATATCCACTAACTTCTTCTGAATAGCATTCTCGTTGGCTCCGGTTAGCCACCAAGTAACCACATCGCCCTTGCCCTTCATATTGACCAGGCCACGTTTCTCGGTTATGTAGCCACCACCCAGTTTGTCCAGCGCCAGCTTGCACTTATTGGAAATGTGAATCTTTAGCGCCTCTCCGTTGCTCTCCATCCGGGACGCTGTATTCACGGTGTCACCAAAAAGGCAGTATCTCGGCATGGTGAGACCAACCACGCCCGCTACCACCGGACCCGTGTGCATTCCAATGCGCAGCTTCAGCGTCTCGTTGGGACGATGGGCTATGCGGTGCTGCTTGACAGCGTGGAGCAGCTCCAGGGCCATCGAAGCTATCTCGCCTGCATGTCGATCTCCGTTCTTAATTGGCAGACCCGAAACCTAAAATATATAAGGAAAAAGTGATTTTTTGAATAACTGaattttttgaataaatataggAAATATAACATGAGTAAGCTTACTTACCACCATGTAAGCATCTCCAATGGTTTCAACTTTATAGACATCATAGCCGCGTATGATGCGATCGAACACTGTGTAGAGATCATTCAAAAAGTTCACCACTTGCAGCGGTGTGCTCTCCGCCGACATTGCAGTAAAACCAACAATGTCGCTAAAATATATGGTTACCTAGTGGAAGTTAACAGATAGGAAACTCCATTAGACATtatgaattaattttaaacttttggGGAGCGTGTAAAGCCTTGAATTACCAACATACCAAATCATATGAAACGGGCTCGACACCCTGACCCATGGTCAATTTTTCAGCCACCGATTGCGGTAGCATGCGATGCAGGAGATCCTCCGTTTTCATCTTTTCCTCGCACAGGAGACGCGTGCGCTCGGTGACAATGTCCTCCAAGTTGTTGGCATACTTCTCCATCATTTCCATCATTTGATCCATGATGTTCTTGGTCTTACCACCACGCATCTTCTTCAAGCGATTGCTTAAGGCAGTCGGGAGTAGAACATTATGtaccatttatttaattacaaagTTAAATTCTCTTACCGTATGACACTGAATTCGGGCCGCTCTTCGGGATCTTCAGCCCAGCAGTCCCTGATGCAGGCCAGTACGTAATCCGGACAGGACTCGGCCTCTATAATGGACTCCACTTCCGGCCGAAAGGGATCCTCTCCCTTGAGCGGCAGCTTCTTGACATAGTCTACGATTTCCTTTGGTTCAAAGTTAATTTGTCCGAACGGACCCTTACGACTAAATATCTCGTACATGATGATGGCAAAGGCATAGACATCGCCCTTCTGGCTGCCGTGAATGTGATTCCGCAGCAGCTCTGGAGCGCGCCAAAGTTGATCTAGAAATAGGAGATAGTTCGCAAACAATTAGTCAATCAAACAATCGGAATGAAGCTGCAATATCTTACTTCGATAATGCTGATGCTCCCCGATGGATTCGTTTTCGGCACACTGCCGCAACTCGTGCAGCCCGAAATCGGTGACTTGGAGCATCCAACGCGAGGTGACCACACAGTTTGAGGATTTAAGGTTACCATGATAGACGAGCTGAGAGTTGTGTATATAGATCATGCCctgcaagaaattaaaatattaactGGTAAGTAAAATCTACACAgcaattgcaaattttgaCTACTTCATAACGCTCTTAAGCACCCTTTTTATTTGACAAACTGTAATTCAATATACCTTTATGAGGTCGTGAATAAGCGAGGCGATGAATAGATCGTCCAACTTAATGTCCTCGTTCTCAATGATGTCGTAAAGACTGCCTTTGGCACAGTAATCGGTGACTAGAAGAATGCGTGTTGGCTCCACGCTGGCGCCAATGAAGCTGTTGATGTTATCGTGACGCAGTTCGCGCAACAATCGCATCTCCTTCATGATCTCCCTGGATATGTCTCGCTTCCGCGGGAATTTCAACTCCTTAATACGAACCACGGCCCCGCGAAGGCGACCCGTGGAGGTAACAAACTGGTTGGTCCAGCGGGAACCATAGCTCTGGGCACTCATCAAACTGACCTGTTGGTGGCAAACAATCACTTATAAAGGTAAACTACCTGACCACAATATATCGACTTACTTTGCTCGGTGAGGAGACAATCTCGTTGCCAGAATAACCCTTTATTTCGTTCGGATCGATCTTCCAGAGTAAGCCCTCAATCTCCAACTCGATCTTCCACTTCCGATATATACTCATGGTGATAACACCTGAGCAGAAGAGCAATACGCCCAAAACCACAGCGGCGACAGTGGACGTATAGTGGGTGTCGTCCTTTTTACACAGCTCGTTTGCAAAACCGCACATCGGTTCATCTGCGGGCTTCTCACCGCCCGATGGCCAATCTATGGAGCCATTGATGAGCTTGTACTCCTGTCGTATGCAACAAAATATGAATGATGAGttaaatgatgaaatttcgtgGGACACGCAAGATAAGCGGTAACCAATTGAAAGAAAGGCAAACTAAAAAAGAGAAGACGACTCACTCACTGGATGTTCTTCGCCTTGATGAAAGTAAGCTACAGGAACCATGTGATAGTTGCAGGGCATGTTGTTCGAGTTATTCCACTTGTGTGGCTTGTAGGCCAGGACCGAAAAATTACCCTCCGAATCGCCATATTGATCGATCTTAATTTTGGATCCAGTTATGCCTTCGGTGGGAAAAGATGAAGTATATCAGAGatatattatttgaaataaaatcgGTCGGCCAGTGGATAAACTCACTCATATAAGTACGGTTTTTGATTATGGTATCGATTACACGTGTTCCGTTGCTGGCCACCTCGAAGATCACATCATCGGTCAAGACTCGGGTCTCCTCCCGCAGCATTTTGTCCACAGCCCAGGCATACAGCTTTACCGAATCGTACAGGTACGCGGCATAGATCGATATGAACTAATCGGAATCGAAAAGAAAAGATAGAATTTATATCTGCAGGGCTTTTACACATTATAATGCACATACCTTGCTAAAATTACTTTCTACAAACAGCCTGGGAATTTCCAAATTGAACGGCGGCTTTGAGCTGTACTTCTGCACTTGTTTAGTGAACTGTATGTAATCCTTTGTGGGTGGCGTGGATGCCACGACGAGAAGACTGCGGGCCATTTGATTGAAGTTCTCCGTGCTATGGCAATTGGACATGaatgttatttgatccacTCTGCGCAAGTACTTTTCTGCCTCCCTGCAAAACGAGCAATTCAAGAAGCAATTTTTAAACCGCTGGACGAAAAGGTGTCTCCCCAAAATCAAGTACCTCTCGGAATAGACCATCATGTCGACAAAGATCACCATATACTCGCCACGGGCAAACAGACCAGCGGTCTCCATGGAACTCATAAAGTCCACCAGACTATTCGCCGCCCCCAGAAATACGTAGATTCGTGTGCGATTCATCGTGTTTTGCACCAGCTGTTTgcggaaaaaatgaaaacacatACAAATTAGATTCGATTTGGGTTAAATTTCAATCATTCCTCCCTCACCTGGTACCAATACCCAGAACGACAGCAGTCCAGCATCTGCTCACAGCACTTGACTCGATTATCAATGAACGACTGCTTGTGGTTGATCGTCATATTTCTCTTGGTGGCCTGATCTTTCAGCAGATCAGCCACCGGACTCCACACATCCTCGTACAGAATGGAAAACTTATTCCACGCATAATATCGCAGAAGGGCAAGCAGCGACTTAACGACCTGAAAAACACGAGAGTGAGCAGAGTGAGCATCAAGTAAAATGTCAAAGGATTAAGAGTTTGATATGCGGAGCTAGCACACAAATCAACGGCTTTTATTTAGCTACGACATGGGATGACATTCTAGAAACACTAGGTGAACCACAACTGCAAATACTTTAAAGAGATTTGCCTATGGTGTTTGCGGTTAATGGATTTTACTCATTTCCTCGCTGCAAATATGACAtacaaaattatgaaaattcaTTTCAAACCATAAACAAGAAAACATGCTCTACAAAGCACATTTTTTCTCTGGTTTCTGCGAAGAGGGACCCCTTACCTAACATATGtatgaatattaaaattgagctaatcttattattttgtattctcACTACCCATTTCTTCTGGCAAAACATTGCATTGTTTTTCTCTTGCGGGCGTTCGTACTCTTCTTTTGTCCTTCTCATTCTGGCGTTTGTTGTCCCCGGTTTGAGGATAATCCGAGGCTAAATGGCTGTGCCTGTCGAGACTCAAAGCCACCGCAAGGAAGGCCACCCCGACCCGCCTCctcgtctcgtctcgtcttgaacccaaccacccacacatccatccatccacctGTTGCTCCCGGCTCTTGCTCACCTGTGTATCTGGCGGCTCGGTGCGGGCGAATGTCGGTATGGCGGATGCACGGTACTCTGCACATTTCTGTTGAAAGGgggaaaacgaaaagaaataaGAACTTCACTTGCATGAAAAATGTGGTGCGTGAAATTGTCTGCACCCGCCGCTGCGGGGAGGCGTCATAAGTCAGGAGCTTAAAATACATACGTAGGAAATCATTGGAATGTTTCGACTCTGCGAGACGATGGCCTCCACATAGCAAGGTCCTTCCGGGCCAAAAATGGTGGCGATGCCATCGCATATCATCTCGGTGATGGCCTTGGTGGCCAGTACCGTGTCCCCCTTGGTGTCATTCCAGCGCAGATCCAGGTACACATTTGGCAGAAGATTGGGATCTTTGTTGACCTGTTTCCGGAACGAAAACGAAAGACTTTCAATAACAATtctatctaaaaaaaaaaaggtacaACTTTGATGACGCAGTTTGAATACTATCGAGTTCAGATATTTGCtattattacaaataaatCGAAGCTAGTACTTACCTCATCCAGGGCCATAGTCAGGGCACCGGAAATGGCCAGTCCCTGACGCGTCTTGAGATCGCCAGTGAGGGCCGTTAGGTAGCCGACAGTGAGGACGGTGCGATGATTGCTACAGTCGCGTACCGCCACCGACAGCAAGAGTAGTAGATTAAAGGGCCAACGCGTCATGGCCCCTTAGGCCGGGGCCGTTCAGCGCGACGCCTATGGGTCCCAACGGATTCTCACACTGCAATGATGGGAACGGAGAAGAAGGATCAGTTGAGAGTAGGACCAGAGACAGGAGCAGAAGCGTTGCGCGAGGAGCAGGACCGAGCCGAAGCTAAGTGAGGACGCAATTGAAACTGCCAAGGACCCCTTtgcataataaaaatgcatgtTTGACAAAGGCAAACACAAATAGAAAACAGCATGCTGAACGCATTTCAGACACTTGGCTTGATTCAGACGAAAGAGCTGCAAGGCAGAGAAGCTGGAAAGCAGCTGCAGTCCGACTGCCCAGGACACAGAGAATAAATTATGGCAGGATATAATATTAAAGACtctaaaataaatgtattctTAAGCAATTACGTTCGAAATTAACATACTATATCAATTCTTAGCTTATTTAAACAACTGCTTTactcaaaaataccaaacTAAATTGGGAATCAAGTAGGACGATTATTTTTCTCTGTTTATCAATAAGCTGGAACTGCTGAGTGTCGCAAAGGACGCAAAAGGGAAATGACGCTGGGTGTACTCCAACAGGCAACCGGATGCCAGGCAAGTGCCCACGCAGGGAAATGTCAAATGTTGGAATGTCCAACTTCAATATCGTTGACCACTCGTCCGTCGGCAGCCGAAACGAGCTTAGGAATTTTTTAATTAGGCTGTTCAGTTCTTTGCCATGGGAATTGGGAGCGAATCACTGATAAGTAGCTTATCAGCTACTGCAGAGGCCTTTTTCCACCAAGGAATGCCATATACATTCGTACATATGTATCCTCCGGAATGGAGGCCCATAATGCGGAGCGCACagcttgttattattaattatgcatGCGTTGATTTTGCCATTATGCAATTTCGTTTGAggcattaaatatatatatcgcCGGCGATTTCGTTTCAGACATATGTTTGTTATTATCCCTGTCCACGCCAACACAATCCCTCCCCACAGCATTGTCCTGATTGTTTGCGCTAAAGCGAAAGCTTATTCCATGGGATTGGATTACTCAACTGTTCGGTCGGATGATGGCGTTCATCCctgtttgtctttttttttttttttaacaggCTCACGtgtaagtttaattaaaagaataAAAGAAATGCGAAAGCCAGTATATAACGGAATGTAGGGCAACTATTTGATTAtagttaatttaaaaaaaagttgccaCAAACGACTGGGACATCGGTTAACTGTGGAGCACATTAAATTTCCAGCAATAGAACATAAAATTGATTAATATCGAATTGCTTTGAAAAGCCATAAGCtgagtttaattaaaagcaaaaccAATCCTTAAGACATGATAAGAGACTTAGGAAAACCTTAGGAATTCACAAATTTTCCTGAtaatttcaaacaaatattCACGAGGAATTCAAAGTGTAGCCACTTAGACGCGGGTAATCTTTAGAGCACCCCAATCTCAATCAACAAAATGCTCAAGCAGCCagccataaatttgcattttcgacACACTTCGCAAAccatatttgtttttgttttttaagctGTATATTCTTCAATgttgcaatttaaaattagaACTACTTGGCTGGGCTAGCTAAATTTGGGCGCCACTGATAAATATTTGCGCACCATTTTGACACAATGCGAAACGCGTTTCCAAGAATGGCATTTGAATACATTTATGTGTGGCTAAGGCGGAAATCGTCTTTCCTAGAATCTAGATTAGCAGATCTTCTTGTTTAATACGTATATAGATTGGTCTATAAACAACCTatttaagttaaaaaataCTTAAGTCGGTATCATGGATGTAAATAGCTGTTGCGCTGAAGTAGACAAAATCTAAaaaccatttcaatttcattgatGAGTTTTTAACTAAGCTAATTGAAAAACTCTGAATGTACTCCTTTAGCATAGTAAGGTGTAATGCTCACATAGAGCTAGAACACCTTAAAATTTGTTGGAATAATCATATAGTTTCAACTATTACAATTACTTTAAATGTAAAATGGAAATACTATATTCAAGGACCTATAAGAACGTAGCAATACCTTTTCAAATTGCGTCAAATGGGCTCTCATTTTCATAATCAGATCCCCGTAGGTCTGAAATCTCACATCATGTTCGTTATTTGTCAGTTGTTGGTCTAGAAATTTTTGTCTTTCCGACTCGAAAGTTTTCACCTTTACCCGTCGAACGCTCCTCCGGCAAAAGACACTCAAAATTCGATGTTTACTTGAAATCCAAAGCCCGTGCTTAGAGCGTAGTGGAGTG is from Drosophila melanogaster chromosome 3L and encodes:
- the Gyc76C gene encoding guanylyl cyclase at 76C, isoform C; translated protein: MTRWPFNLLLLLSVAVRDCSNHRTVLTVGYLTALTGDLKTRQGLAISGALTMALDEVNKDPNLLPNVYLDLRWNDTKGDTVLATKAITEMICDGIATIFGPEGPCYVEAIVSQSRNIPMISYKCAEYRASAIPTFARTEPPDTQVVKSLLALLRYYAWNKFSILYEDVWSPVADLLKDQATKRNMTINHKQSFIDNRVKCCEQMLDCCRSGYWYQLVQNTMNRTRIYVFLGAANSLVDFMSSMETAGLFARGEYMVIFVDMMVYSEREAEKYLRRVDQITFMSNCHSTENFNQMARSLLVVASTPPTKDYIQFTKQVQKYSSKPPFNLEIPRLFVESNFSKFISIYAAYLYDSVKLYAWAVDKMLREETRVLTDDVIFEVASNGTRVIDTIIKNRTYMSITGSKIKIDQYGDSEGNFSVLAYKPHKWNNSNNMPCNYHMVPVAYFHQGEEHPEYKLINGSIDWPSGGEKPADEPMCGFANELCKKDDTHYTSTVAAVVLGVLLFCSGVITMSIYRKWKIELEIEGLLWKIDPNEIKGYSGNEIVSSPSKVSLMSAQSYGSRWTNQFVTSTGRLRGAVVRIKELKFPRKRDISREIMKEMRLLRELRHDNINSFIGASVEPTRILLVTDYCAKGSLYDIIENEDIKLDDLFIASLIHDLIKGMIYIHNSQLVYHGNLKSSNCVVTSRWMLQVTDFGLHELRQCAENESIGEHQHYRNQLWRAPELLRNHIHGSQKGDVYAFAIIMYEIFSRKGPFGQINFEPKEIVDYVKKLPLKGEDPFRPEVESIIEAESCPDYVLACIRDCWAEDPEERPEFSVIRNRLKKMRGGKTKNIMDQMMEMMEKYANNLEDIVTERTRLLCEEKMKTEDLLHRMLPQSVAEKLTMGQGVEPVSYDLVTIYFSDIVGFTAMSAESTPLQVVNFLNDLYTVFDRIIRGYDVYKVETIGDAYMVVSGLPIKNGDRHAGEIASMALELLHAVKQHRIAHRPNETLKLRIGMHTGPVVAGVVGLTMPRYCLFGDTVNTASRMESNGEALKIHISNKCKLALDKLGGGYITEKRGLVNMKGKGDVVTWWLTGANENAIQKKLVDMMDMPPPLFSRPRKSPKLNPDSRQPSIQAMHFCGTGSRRQSTVPRAMDGESTYSLQGSVRESPRMVSKRDRDRERPPINGLGAGHFVGGALLESAQASLSTLNHSETNETNCDMDGGSGGVSGSGSGLVRQPNALHKPLAMVRPHRIISAAQLPQLGDNDDDSADTLLRESRSLDPMPMQQLRKRHDRVKLPPSKLSKNNSRSLDTGVSLISGNPNGEVHSSQLDLDNEMTANPVDATDGYDDELGLLMRHDNGQLPALRYSGSFPNAQISIVPTGRSAGGGGGGREGGGSNCAKHLNNNCNGGVNVEDDLESPLLQRQASLSVPPEEMLAHNKRWHSLEHMDGPGGHGGNSVSYAADIDNRHPGDLDFFSGSSNQHHRSKAAGGSKLTNWMTNIFKGNGVRSGEARRVGILPSGVHGARTGFTDMAASAAARDRESIV